The genome window CGTCGTTCGCAACGCCTGGTACGTACTGGGCTGGACCGCAGAAATCGGCACCGGGCCTTTCGCCCGGCGGGTACTGGACGAACCCGTCGTTGCCTTCCGCCAGCGCGACGGCCGGCTCGCGGCGCTGCTGGACCGCTGCGCGCACCGCCTCGTGCCCCTGTCGCTGGGCAGCGTGGTGGACGACACGCTGCAATGCGGCTACCACGGCCTGCGCTACGACGACACCGGCGCCTGCGTGCACGTTCCCGGCCAGGCCAACATCCCCCCCGCCGCGCGCGTCCGCAGCTTTCCCGTCACGGAACGATACGGCGCCGCCTGGATCTGGATGGGCGACCCGGAACAGGCCGACCCCGGGCTCATCCCCGCCATCGAACGCTATGGCGCGCCGGGCTGGACCGTCATCTGGGGCGTCCCCCAGCACCATCGCTCGCACTACCTGAACATCGTCGAGAACCTCCAGGACCCGGCCCACACGACCTACGTTCATCCGGGCACCATCGGCAATCCGGCATCGAGCGACATTGCTCCCGTCATCGAGGAAAGCGAGGGCCACATCGTGACCTACCGCTGGACGCTCGACGCCGAACCGCCGCCCATCGACCGCAAGAACGCCAACTTCAGCGGGCTGGCCGACCGCTGCCAGTACTACCACTTCTTCCCGCCCTGCACCTCGCGCGTGGACGTGGTGACGATGCAGGCCGGCCAGGAGCATACGGAAGCGAACATGGACCTCGGCCTGCGCGCGTTCAGCTACAAGTTCCTGACGCCCGAGACGGACACGGCCACGCATTTCTTCTGGCTGCACGTGCGCAACTTCGGCGTGGGCGACCAGGAACTCGACCAGCGGCTGATGCGCGACATGGGCCGCACTTTCGAAGAGGACAACGTCATCGTGTCCGCCATGCAGCGCGAACAGGATGCCACCGGCGTGCGCCAACTGGCCTGGCTGCGCATCGACGCGGGCCCGAGCCGCGCCCGCCGCATGATCGAGAAGATGGCGGCCGCCGACGCCGCGGCCGCCGCCCCCGCGGCCTCGACGGCGTCCTGACGCCCGCCGGTCCCCCGCCCACCCACCCGTTCCGCTTGCGTGCCGCCCAAGGAGGCCACCATGTCCCACCGTCCATACCCTCGTTTCCACCGAGCCTCGCCGCTGCTGGCCGGCCTGGCGCTCGCCCTGGCGGCGACGCAGGCCTGTGCCGGCACCGCCGACGCCTACCCCGGCAAGCCCATCCGCCTCGTCGTTCCCTTCACGCCCGGCGGGCTGACCGACAAGCTGGCGCGCAGCGTGGCGCACGACCTGCAGGAAGCCTGGCAGCAGCCGGTCATCGTGGAAAACAAGCCCGGCGCGGGCGGCACCATCGGCGCCGACCTGGTGGCCAAGGCGCCCGCCGACGGCTACACGATCCTGCTGGGCACCCATGCGACCCACGCCATCAACGTCACCCTGCTTGCCAACCTGCCCTACGACGCGGTGCGCGACTTCGAGCCCGTCAGCCTGCTGGCGACGGTGCCCAACGTCCTCATGGTGCATCCCTCGGTCCCGGCGCACAGCGTGCAGGAGCTGATACAGCTCGCCAAGCGCAAGCCCGGCTCGCTCAACTTCGTCTCGCAGGGCATCGGTACCTCGGGCCACATGTCGGGCGACCTGTTCAAGTCGCTGGCGGGCATCGACATGGTCCACATCCCCGCGCGCGGTCCGGCGCAGGCCGTCAGCGACGTCATGGGCGGCCATGCCGACATCCTGTTCGACTCGGTCGCGATCGGCATGCCCATCGTGCGCTCCGGCAAGCTGCGGGCGCTGGCCGTGACCAGCCGCGAACGCTCGCCCGCCGCGCCCGAGCTGCCGACCATGATCGAGGCCGGCGTCCCCGGCTACGAGATCGTGCTGTGGTTCTCGGTGTTCGCGCCCAAGGGCACGCCGGCCGACATCGTGCTCAAGCTGAACCACGAGATCGCGCGTGCCATGGGCAAACCCTCGACGCGGGCCGCATTCGTGCAGGAAGGGCTGACGGTCTCGGCGTCCTCGCCGGAGCAGCTAGGCCAATTCCAACAAGCGGAAATCACCAAATGGGCGCGCCTGATCAAGGCCTCGGGCGCCACGTCGAACAACTGACAGGCCGGCGCGGGCGGCCTACCAGACGCCCGCCAGGTCCGGCTTCGACGAGGTCCACTGGCGGCTCCCGCCGTTCCGGCGATCGGCCTTTTCCTTGAGCGGGTAGTCCTGGTTGATCTGTTCGGCCGTGCGGGTCAGGACGTTCAGCATGTCGTCGAGCTCCCGGATTCTTTCCGGCCCCAGTGCTTGCAGGATGCGGCCGTTGATGTCGGCGGTGATGGGAAACAGCTCGGCGTGCAGGGCCCTGCCCTTGTCGGTCAGTTCGATGGCCACGCGGTGCCGGTCGCTGCTGCGGCCGACCCGCGACACCAACCCCTTGGCGACCAGGTCGCTGATGGCGCGGGACACGAGGGGCCGGTCGGTATGCGCGCGTTCGGCCAGTTCGGAAGGCGCCAGCGTGCCGTAGTCGGCCAGCATCGCGATCAAGCGCCATTCCCGCCGGCTGATGCCGTAGCGGCCTTCGCACAACCGGATCACCAGCGCCCCGCTGACCGACAGCAGCCTGGCTATCCGGTAGTTCAGGAGTTCCTCGCAATTTGCGGGCTGCTCGAAGGACATGGCTGCTCCTGTGCCGACGGCGGTTGATTAGAACAATCAAGGACATGAAAGCTAGAGTCATTCTCCATAAAAAGCCCAGCAGCCGCAACGCCATACGCCGGCGCGGCCCTGGTCGTTTTCCCTCTACCCAAGGAGCATTGCCCATGACACTTCCCCAACGCGACCGGACACGGCCGATCGCCGATTCGCACGTCTTCGACCTGCGTCTTTCATGGAAGGGATACCGCATCAACAAGCTCTGCAACTCGCTTAGCGAGGCCGCCAACCGCGATGCCTACCGGGCGGACGAAGAGGCCTACATGACCCGCTTCGGCCTGTCCGACGAACAGAAGGCGCTGATACGCGCGCGCGATTTCACCGGCCTGCTCGACGCCGGCGCCAACATCTACTTCCTGCTCAAGCTGGGCGTGGTCACCGGCAACGGCCTTTACGTCATGGGCGCGCGTATGCGCGGAGAAAGCTACGAGGCCTTCCTGGCCACCCGCAACGACAAGGGAGCGGTCTGACATGGGACGCATCATCGCAGGCATAGGTACTTCTCACGTGCCCTCCATCGGCGCGGCCTACGACCGCGGCAAGCAGGCCACGCCGGCCTGGCGCCCCTTGTTCGACGCCTATGTCCCGGTGCGCGAGTGGCTGGAGGAGCTCAAGCCCGACGTGGCCATCATGGTCTACAACGACCACGGCGCCGATTTCTTCTTCGACAAATATCCGACCTTCGCCGTGGGCGCGGCCGACCGCTACGACATCGCCGACGAAGGCTTCGGCGTACGCCCGCTGCCGCCCATAGACGGCCACCTGGAATTCTCGCAGCACCTGTGCGAATCGCTGGTCTACGACGAGTTCGACCTGACGGTCTGCCAGGAAATGCGGGTCGAACACGGATTCCTCGTGCCCATGCACCTGTGCTTCGACCATACGCCCGGATGGAACGTCGCGGCCGTGCCCTTCGCCGTCAACGTGCTGCAACATCCTCTGCCCACCGCGCGCCGATGCTACCGGCTGGGCCAGGCCATACGGCGGGCCGTCGAATCCTACCCGGCCGATCTGCGCGTCGTCATCCTGGGCACCGGCGGCATGTCCCATCAGTTGACCGGCCCCCACTTCGGCAAGATGGACCAGGACTGGGACCAGGACTTCCTGGACCGCATCGAACGCGACCCCGACAGCCTGTGCGAGCTCACCCACCAGACGCTGATGGAACGCTACGGCGCAGAGGGTATCGAGCTGATCATGTGGCTGGTCATGCGCGGCGCGCTGTCGAACCGGGCGCGGCGCGTCCACCGCCACTACTACGCCCCCATGACCACCGGCATGGGCCTGATCACGCTGGAGGAGCCGGTATGAGCGAGCGTACCCAGGTCGGCATCGTCGGGGCGGGCCCCGCCGGACTGCTGCTTTCCCACCTGCTGCACCGGGAAGGCATCGAATCCATCGTGTTCGACAACCGCAGCCGCGAACACGTGCAGCAGCGCCTGCGGGCCGGGGTGCTGGAACAAGGCACGGTCGATCTGCTGGCCGAGGTCGGACTGGGCGAACGCATGCGGCGCCTGGGCATGCCGCAGACCAGCCTCGACTTCCGCTACGCCCGGGCCTCGCACCGCATAGACTTCGCGCAGGAAATCGGCCGCACGGTCATGGTCTATCCCCAGCATGAAGTGGTGCACGACCTGATCGAGGCACGGCTGGCCGCCGGCGGCGACCTGCGCTTCGACACCCCGGTCACCGCCATCCGGGACCTGGAAGGCCCCTCGCCCACCATCCTGGCCGGCCCGGAAGGCAGGCCGGTGCGCTGCGACTTCATCGCGGGCTGCGACGGCTTCCACGGCATCTGCCGCGACGCCATCCCAGCGTCGGTGATGAAGACCTACGACCGCGTCTATCCCTTCGGCTGGCTGGGCATCCTGGCCGAGGTCCCACCGGCCGCGCCCGACGTCACCTGGGGCTGCCACGAGACCGGCTTCGCCATGCTGAGCTTCCGCTCCCCCACGCGCAGCCGCCTCTACCTGCAATGCGAACCGGACGACGATCCGGACAACTGGTCCGACGACCGCATCTGGAGCGCGCTGCACGAACGCCTGGACGTTCCCGGCATGCCGCCGCTGATCGAAGGCCCCATCGTGCAGAAGGGCGTGACCGCCATGCGCAGCTTCCAGGTCGAGCCGCTGCGCCATGGCGCCCTGTTCCTGGCCGGCGATGCCGCGCACATCGTCCCGCCCACCGGCGCCAAGGGGCTGAACTCCGCCGTGGCAGACATACGCGTGCTCGGCCGCGCGCTGGCAGCGTATTACCGCCAGGGCTCCACCCGGCTCCTGGACAGCTATTCGGAAACCTGCCTGCGGCGCATGTGGCTGGTGCACCGGTTCTCGGCCGGACTGTGCACCATGGTGCATAGCTTCCCGGGGCAGAGCGACTTCGCCCGGCGCCTGCAACGGGCCGACCTGGACTACATGACGGGATCCGAGCCGGGCCGGCAGGCCTTCTCGGAGAACTTCACCGGGTTGCCGATCGAGGCCTAGCCTTCCCCGCCGCTGCCGCCCGCGCTGGCGAAACGCTCGCGATACGCGCGGGGCGTGACGCCCAGGTGGCGCTGGAACACCTTGCGCAATTGGGCGTCCGAGCCGAAGCCGGCCCGCGCGGCCACGGTCTTGAGCGGCAGGGCCGCGTCCTCCAGCAGCCGGCGCACCAGGTCCACTCTTGCCGTCTCGACGAAGGCCTGCGGCGTGGCGCCGGTCTCGCGCACGAACACGCGCGTGAAGTTGCGCAGGCTCATGGCCGCATGGGCGGCCAGGTCGGAAACGGCCAGCGGCTGGTGCAGGTTGGACAGGATCCAGTCCTGGGTCTTGCGTATGCCCGGATGGCTGGTGGTCTGGCTGTTCAGGTGCATGCTGAACTGCGACTGCCCGCCCGGACGCTTCAGGTAGACCACCATGTCCCGCGCGACCTCCAGGGCCAGGTCGCGGCCGCAGTCCTCTTCCACCATGGCCAGCGCCAGGTCGATGCCGGCCGTGACGCCGGCCGAGGTCCAGATGTTGCCCTGCCGGATGTAGATGGCATCGGCCTGCACGTCGATGCGCGGATAGCGCTGCTGGAGCAGGCGCGACACGCTCCAGTGCGTGGTGGCGCGCCGGCCGTCCAGCAGCCCTGCTTCAGCAAGAAAGAAACTGCCCGAGCACAGGGCGGCCAGCCGCGCGATGCGGGGCGCGACCGCGGCCGCCCAGTCGACGATGGCCGGCGAGTGCCGCATGGCTTCCTCGATGTTGCGCGCGCCCACCAGGATGGCGGCATCGGGCAGATCGCGGTTGTCCAGGCCCTTGCTGGCGTGCAGCGACATCAGGGTATCCGATTGCACTACCCCGGGTTGCGGTGCGGCAATCTCGACCTGGTAGGCCGGCGGCAGGTCGCGTTTGCGCAAGTGCACATTGGCGTAGTCGAACACGCACAGGGGGCCGATCGCCTCCAGCGACTTGAACCCGGGATAGACGACGATATCGACGCGACGGACACGGAAATGGCTGCTCATGCGTGGATTTTAGTGCGCGGCGCGGACGGCACGGCGCTTGCTGCTCGTCCAGGCTCGCGCAACCCGGCGCGTACGACGAAGGAGAACGTCATGAAAGCACTGTGCTGGCATGGCAAGAAGGACATCCGGTACGAAACCGTGCCGGACCCGAGCATCGAGCAACCGGGCGATGCCATCGTCAAGGTCTCCGCCTGCGCCATCTGCGGCTCCGACCTGCACCTGTTCGACGGATTCATCCCCGGCATGAAAGCCGGCGACATCATGGGACACGAGTTCATGGGAGAAGTGGTCGAGGTGGGATCGGACACCCGCGACCTGAAGGTGGGCGACCGCGTGGTCGTGCCCTTCACCATCGCCTGCGGCGCCTGTGAGCAATGCCGGCGCGGCAATTACTCGGTGTGCGAGCGCACCAACCGCAACAAGGAACTGGCCGACAAGGTCTTCGGGCACGCCACGGCGGGCCTGTTCGGCTATACCCACCTGACGGGCGGCTATGCCGGAGGCCAGGCCGAATACGTGCGCGTGCCCCATGCCGATACCACCCACATCAAGGTGCCCGCCGATCTGCCGGACGAACAGGTGCTGTTCCTGGGCGACATCCTGCCCACCGGCTGGCAGGCCGTGGCCCAGTGCGACATCCAGCCCACCGACACGGTCGCCATCTGGGGCGCCGGGCCGGTGGGGCTGATGGCCATGCGCAGCGCCCAGTTGCAGGGCGCCCGGCAGGTGGTGGTGATCGATCACGTTCCCGAGCGGCTGGCCATGGTGGCCCAGGCGGGCGCCACCCCCATCGACTTCGACCAGGAAAGCGTGGTCGAACGCCTGCGCGACCTGACCAGCGGCAACGGGCCGGAAAAATGCATAGACGCGGTGGGCCTGGAATCGCACGCCGCGCGCTCGTTGGACGCCATGTACGACCGGGCCAAGCAGGCGGTGATGCTGGAAAGCGACCGTCCCCACGTGCTGCGGGAAATGATCTACGTCTGCCGCCCGGCCGGCGTGCTGTCCATTCCCGGCGTCTACGGCGGATTGATCGACAAGATTCCGTTCGGCGCTTCGATGAACAAGGGCCTGACCTGGCGCATGGGCCAGACCCATGTCCAGCGCTGGAGCCAGGCCTTGCTCGAACTCATCGCCGAAGGCCGGATCGACCCCTCCTTCGTCATCACCCACAGCGAAGCGCTGGAGGACGGACCGGACATGTACGAGATCTTCCGCGACAAGGAGGACGGCTGCGTGAAGGTGGTCCTGAAACCGTGACCACCCCGCTTCAGAACGACTCGGCCCGGTACACCTGCCTGCCGCCCACGTAGGTCGCCAGCGCCTTCAGCCGCTGCACCTCGGCCGCCGGGATGCTGAGATAGTCGGCCGACAGCACGACGAAATCCGCCAGCTTGCCGGGCTCGATCGACCCCTTGATGTCCTGCTCGTCGGTCAGGCGGGCGTTGTTGATCGTCATCAGCCTGAGCACCGCGTCGCGCGAAGGCACGGCCTGGTCGGCACCGTAGACCCCGTCGGAAATCGTGTCCCGCGTCAGGAAGTGGTACATGGCCCAGAATGGATTGACCGGAATCACCGGCGAATCGGTGCCGCCGGCCAGCATGAAGCCCTGCTCCATGTAGGTCTTGAGCGGCGTGACCTGCGAGGCACGGTCCATGCCCCAGTAGCGCTTGAGCACCGGCGCGGCCAGGTAGAGATGGTCCTGCACCGACATGCGCAGGTTCATCGCCTTGATGCGCGGATACTGGTCGGGGCGCGTAATGAAGGCGTGCTCGATGGTCCAGCCCTGCGCGCGGATGTCGCGCTGGGCATGGGCCCGCTCGTAGCCCTGCAGCACTTCGTCCACGGCGGCATCGCCCACCGCGTGCACCGCCACGCGCCAGCCGGCCTGGTTGATGCCCGCCACGTACTCGTTGAACGTCGCCTGCGGAATGGTCTGCAAGCCGTAGTAGGTACCGCCCTTGCCCATCTCCCCTTCGTAGGGCCGGGTCATGTAGCCGCCCTCGAAGCCGCCGTCCACGCTGATCTTGATGCCCCAGACCTTGACCCACTCGTCGCCCTCGCCCTGCCGGATGCCGCCCCCCACGATGCTGGACCGGAAGTCGGCCAGGTCCTTGGGACGGAACAGGATGCTGTAGCGGACCGTGGCCTTGCCGCTGTCGCGCAGTTGCTGGAACTGGCGATAGGCCGCCACGTTCGTGCCCGGTATCCGGATGCTGGTCAGGCCGTATTCGTTCAGCTTCTTCTGCTGCGCCTCGAGCCGCGCCAGCGTCATCGGCGGCGGAGGCGGCAGCGGCGCGAGGCGCTTGGCCGTGTCGGTCAGCTCGCCGGTCAGGCGTCCGGCGGCGTTGCGCGGAATCGCGCCGCCCGGCGGCACCGGCGTCGCCGGCGTGATGCCGTACTTGGCCAGTGCCGTATTGTTGAGGAAATAGCTGTGGCCGCCGCGCACCAGGATCACCGGCACGCCGGGCGCGGCCGCCTCCAGTTCGTCCGCGGTAGGCAGCCGTTGTTCCTTCAGCTGGGCCTCGTGCCAGTCGCTGTTGGACACCAGCACCTGTCCCGGCTTGGCGCCCTTGGCCGCCTCGGCCACCTTGGCGGCCAGATCGGCGATCGAGCGCGTGGCCGACAGGTCGATGCCGGGGCCGCCGCCCACGGCGTGCAGGTGCGAATCCGCCAGGCCGGGCACCACCGTACGGCCGTGCAGGTCGACTACCTGCGTGGCGGGTCCCGCATAGGCCATGATGCGCTCGGTCGTCCCCACCGCGACGAACCGCCCGGCGCGCACCGCGAAGGCCTGCGCCACGGAAGAAGCGGCGTCGACCGTGGCGACCTTGCCGTTGACATAGACCGCATCCGCGGCCTCCGACGTCGCCGCGCCCCCCGGCCCGCGTGCCGCGCATGCGGCCAATAGCCCCACGGCGGCCGCCGCAGCCACACGCCGTCCCCAAGACCCGCCAACCATCGTATCCATGGCCCGCCCCTCTCGTCGTTGGAAGGCGCCAGTGTGATCCCGACAATCTTTAAATGTCAAATACTTGTCCGCCATGGCGGCGCATGCCGCGGCACCCGCGCTTCGTGCACAATGCGGGTAAGATCCACGAGGCCATCCTTGCCGCCACGCCGTCCCCTTTCATGAATCCCGAAGACCTGCAACGCCTGACGACGGTCGCCATGCCCTACGGCAAATACAAGGACAGGCTGATCGCCGACCTGCCCGGCCCCTACCTGGCCTGGTTCGCCCGCAAGGGCTTCCCGCCCGGCGAACTGGGGCGCCTGCTGGCGCTGATGCACGAGATCGACCACAACGGCCTGTCGCACCTGCTGGCGCCGTTGCGCCAGCGCCAGCGCTAGCACGTTCACGGCGACGCGCGCCGCTTCTGGAACAGCTCGAGCGCATGCAGTCCGACGGCGCGGGCGCGCTGGTTCTGAAGCACGATGGCCGCCTGCGCGGCTTCCGGGTCGCGTTCACGTATCGCGCCCAGAAGACGGTGGAACTCATCCACGCTT of Pigmentiphaga sp. H8 contains these proteins:
- a CDS encoding aromatic ring-hydroxylating dioxygenase subunit alpha, which encodes MEHVVRNAWYVLGWTAEIGTGPFARRVLDEPVVAFRQRDGRLAALLDRCAHRLVPLSLGSVVDDTLQCGYHGLRYDDTGACVHVPGQANIPPAARVRSFPVTERYGAAWIWMGDPEQADPGLIPAIERYGAPGWTVIWGVPQHHRSHYLNIVENLQDPAHTTYVHPGTIGNPASSDIAPVIEESEGHIVTYRWTLDAEPPPIDRKNANFSGLADRCQYYHFFPPCTSRVDVVTMQAGQEHTEANMDLGLRAFSYKFLTPETDTATHFFWLHVRNFGVGDQELDQRLMRDMGRTFEEDNVIVSAMQREQDATGVRQLAWLRIDAGPSRARRMIEKMAAADAAAAAPAASTAS
- a CDS encoding tripartite tricarboxylate transporter substrate binding protein — translated: MSHRPYPRFHRASPLLAGLALALAATQACAGTADAYPGKPIRLVVPFTPGGLTDKLARSVAHDLQEAWQQPVIVENKPGAGGTIGADLVAKAPADGYTILLGTHATHAINVTLLANLPYDAVRDFEPVSLLATVPNVLMVHPSVPAHSVQELIQLAKRKPGSLNFVSQGIGTSGHMSGDLFKSLAGIDMVHIPARGPAQAVSDVMGGHADILFDSVAIGMPIVRSGKLRALAVTSRERSPAAPELPTMIEAGVPGYEIVLWFSVFAPKGTPADIVLKLNHEIARAMGKPSTRAAFVQEGLTVSASSPEQLGQFQQAEITKWARLIKASGATSNN
- a CDS encoding MarR family winged helix-turn-helix transcriptional regulator, with the protein product MSFEQPANCEELLNYRIARLLSVSGALVIRLCEGRYGISRREWRLIAMLADYGTLAPSELAERAHTDRPLVSRAISDLVAKGLVSRVGRSSDRHRVAIELTDKGRALHAELFPITADINGRILQALGPERIRELDDMLNVLTRTAEQINQDYPLKEKADRRNGGSRQWTSSKPDLAGVW
- a CDS encoding protocatechuate 3,4-dioxygenase (extradiol catechol dioxygenase that catalyzes the oxidative cleavage of substituted catechols; part of the bacterial aromatic compound degradation pathway), with product MTLPQRDRTRPIADSHVFDLRLSWKGYRINKLCNSLSEAANRDAYRADEEAYMTRFGLSDEQKALIRARDFTGLLDAGANIYFLLKLGVVTGNGLYVMGARMRGESYEAFLATRNDKGAV
- a CDS encoding class III extradiol dioxygenase family protein, with the protein product MGRIIAGIGTSHVPSIGAAYDRGKQATPAWRPLFDAYVPVREWLEELKPDVAIMVYNDHGADFFFDKYPTFAVGAADRYDIADEGFGVRPLPPIDGHLEFSQHLCESLVYDEFDLTVCQEMRVEHGFLVPMHLCFDHTPGWNVAAVPFAVNVLQHPLPTARRCYRLGQAIRRAVESYPADLRVVILGTGGMSHQLTGPHFGKMDQDWDQDFLDRIERDPDSLCELTHQTLMERYGAEGIELIMWLVMRGALSNRARRVHRHYYAPMTTGMGLITLEEPV
- a CDS encoding 4-hydroxybenzoate 3-monooxygenase, whose translation is MSERTQVGIVGAGPAGLLLSHLLHREGIESIVFDNRSREHVQQRLRAGVLEQGTVDLLAEVGLGERMRRLGMPQTSLDFRYARASHRIDFAQEIGRTVMVYPQHEVVHDLIEARLAAGGDLRFDTPVTAIRDLEGPSPTILAGPEGRPVRCDFIAGCDGFHGICRDAIPASVMKTYDRVYPFGWLGILAEVPPAAPDVTWGCHETGFAMLSFRSPTRSRLYLQCEPDDDPDNWSDDRIWSALHERLDVPGMPPLIEGPIVQKGVTAMRSFQVEPLRHGALFLAGDAAHIVPPTGAKGLNSAVADIRVLGRALAAYYRQGSTRLLDSYSETCLRRMWLVHRFSAGLCTMVHSFPGQSDFARRLQRADLDYMTGSEPGRQAFSENFTGLPIEA
- a CDS encoding GlxA family transcriptional regulator, translating into MSSHFRVRRVDIVVYPGFKSLEAIGPLCVFDYANVHLRKRDLPPAYQVEIAAPQPGVVQSDTLMSLHASKGLDNRDLPDAAILVGARNIEEAMRHSPAIVDWAAAVAPRIARLAALCSGSFFLAEAGLLDGRRATTHWSVSRLLQQRYPRIDVQADAIYIRQGNIWTSAGVTAGIDLALAMVEEDCGRDLALEVARDMVVYLKRPGGQSQFSMHLNSQTTSHPGIRKTQDWILSNLHQPLAVSDLAAHAAMSLRNFTRVFVRETGATPQAFVETARVDLVRRLLEDAALPLKTVAARAGFGSDAQLRKVFQRHLGVTPRAYRERFASAGGSGGEG
- a CDS encoding zinc-dependent alcohol dehydrogenase produces the protein MKALCWHGKKDIRYETVPDPSIEQPGDAIVKVSACAICGSDLHLFDGFIPGMKAGDIMGHEFMGEVVEVGSDTRDLKVGDRVVVPFTIACGACEQCRRGNYSVCERTNRNKELADKVFGHATAGLFGYTHLTGGYAGGQAEYVRVPHADTTHIKVPADLPDEQVLFLGDILPTGWQAVAQCDIQPTDTVAIWGAGPVGLMAMRSAQLQGARQVVVIDHVPERLAMVAQAGATPIDFDQESVVERLRDLTSGNGPEKCIDAVGLESHAARSLDAMYDRAKQAVMLESDRPHVLREMIYVCRPAGVLSIPGVYGGLIDKIPFGASMNKGLTWRMGQTHVQRWSQALLELIAEGRIDPSFVITHSEALEDGPDMYEIFRDKEDGCVKVVLKP
- a CDS encoding amidohydrolase; translated protein: MAAAAAVGLLAACAARGPGGAATSEAADAVYVNGKVATVDAASSVAQAFAVRAGRFVAVGTTERIMAYAGPATQVVDLHGRTVVPGLADSHLHAVGGGPGIDLSATRSIADLAAKVAEAAKGAKPGQVLVSNSDWHEAQLKEQRLPTADELEAAAPGVPVILVRGGHSYFLNNTALAKYGITPATPVPPGGAIPRNAAGRLTGELTDTAKRLAPLPPPPPMTLARLEAQQKKLNEYGLTSIRIPGTNVAAYRQFQQLRDSGKATVRYSILFRPKDLADFRSSIVGGGIRQGEGDEWVKVWGIKISVDGGFEGGYMTRPYEGEMGKGGTYYGLQTIPQATFNEYVAGINQAGWRVAVHAVGDAAVDEVLQGYERAHAQRDIRAQGWTIEHAFITRPDQYPRIKAMNLRMSVQDHLYLAAPVLKRYWGMDRASQVTPLKTYMEQGFMLAGGTDSPVIPVNPFWAMYHFLTRDTISDGVYGADQAVPSRDAVLRLMTINNARLTDEQDIKGSIEPGKLADFVVLSADYLSIPAAEVQRLKALATYVGGRQVYRAESF
- a CDS encoding DUF3820 family protein, producing MNPEDLQRLTTVAMPYGKYKDRLIADLPGPYLAWFARKGFPPGELGRLLALMHEIDHNGLSHLLAPLRQRQR